A section of the Flavobacterium sp. CG_23.5 genome encodes:
- a CDS encoding DNA-directed RNA polymerase subunit omega: MDLKKTNAPVNTITYNKNVIEEPTGNVYEAITIMAKRANQINSEIKKELTEKLEEFATYNDSLEEVFENKEQIEVSKFYEKLPKPHALAVQEWLDGKIYHRDSNK, translated from the coding sequence ATGGATTTAAAAAAGACGAATGCTCCGGTAAATACAATAACTTACAATAAAAATGTTATTGAAGAACCTACTGGTAATGTGTATGAAGCGATAACCATTATGGCTAAAAGAGCAAACCAAATCAATTCTGAAATCAAAAAAGAATTGACAGAGAAATTGGAAGAATTTGCTACATATAATGACAGTCTTGAAGAAGTTTTTGAAAATAAAGAACAAATTGAGGTTTCTAAATTTTACGAAAAATTGCCTAAGCCTCATGCTTTAGCGGTTCAAGAATGGTTAGATGGTAAAATCTACCACAGAGATTCAAATAAATAA
- a CDS encoding DUF6913 domain-containing protein, giving the protein MFINYIKNFYVKKTFKKNLQNVKSEEVSNVVKTVGLLIDTSYFSKKEALINDLIANGFSNENIKVIVYTDKSKSNNANSQLAFSAKHLNWKGEITEPKVNDYLNEEFDFLISYYDVEKTILMLFTIKSKAKFKVGFASIDKRLNHLIIDTKAENYKVFTDELFRYLKLLNKI; this is encoded by the coding sequence ATGTTTATAAATTATATAAAGAATTTCTACGTAAAAAAAACATTTAAAAAAAACTTGCAAAATGTAAAAAGCGAGGAGGTTTCAAATGTGGTAAAAACAGTTGGTTTGTTAATTGATACCAGTTATTTTTCTAAAAAAGAAGCCTTGATTAACGACTTAATTGCAAATGGATTTTCTAATGAAAATATTAAGGTTATTGTTTACACAGATAAATCAAAGTCAAACAACGCAAATTCACAACTTGCATTCAGTGCAAAACATCTTAATTGGAAAGGAGAAATTACGGAACCAAAAGTAAATGATTATCTCAATGAAGAATTTGATTTTCTTATCAGTTATTACGATGTTGAAAAAACAATACTAATGCTTTTTACTATTAAATCGAAAGCAAAATTTAAAGTGGGTTTTGCATCAATTGACAAAAGGTTAAACCATTTGATTATTGATACGAAAGCCGAAAATTATAAAGTTTTCACTGATGAATTATTCAGATATTTAAAATTATTAAACAAAATATAA
- a CDS encoding DUF4835 family protein: MYKIITFLFLLTFGLSQAQQLNCTVTVNSQKLTNANQAVFKTLEASVSEFVNKTDWTGQTFKQNEKINCSMYITVLSNSSDQFTATIQVQSSRPVFNSSYASPVLNYNDKDFSFRYTEFENLIFSPTTFDSNLVSVLAFYSNIILGMDADTFVLQSGNPYFETAQNISNVAQQGGYKGWTQSDGNQNRYFLINDLLSPTFMEVRQTLFDYHSGLDLMSQDLKASKEKIKKSLLNLSKLNNTKPNAFLTRVFFDAKSDEIVSIFSGGPSISITDLVENMNKVSPLNSSKWASIKY, from the coding sequence ATGTATAAAATAATTACTTTTCTTTTCTTACTTACTTTTGGGCTTTCACAAGCGCAACAGCTAAATTGTACGGTAACGGTCAATTCACAAAAACTAACTAATGCGAATCAAGCCGTTTTTAAAACTTTGGAAGCGTCAGTAAGTGAATTTGTAAATAAAACAGATTGGACAGGACAAACTTTTAAACAAAATGAAAAGATTAATTGTTCGATGTATATTACTGTTTTATCGAACAGTTCCGATCAATTCACGGCAACAATACAAGTACAATCATCAAGACCTGTTTTCAATTCATCCTATGCTTCGCCTGTATTGAATTATAACGATAAGGACTTCAGTTTTAGATATACGGAGTTTGAAAATTTAATCTTTAGTCCTACTACTTTTGATTCAAATTTAGTGTCAGTATTGGCATTTTATAGCAATATAATATTGGGAATGGATGCAGATACTTTTGTATTACAATCGGGGAATCCTTATTTTGAAACAGCCCAAAACATTTCTAATGTGGCGCAACAAGGCGGTTATAAAGGATGGACGCAAAGCGATGGAAATCAAAATCGTTACTTTTTGATAAATGATTTATTATCTCCCACATTTATGGAAGTCAGACAAACTTTATTCGATTACCATTCCGGATTAGATTTGATGAGTCAAGATTTGAAAGCTTCAAAAGAAAAAATAAAGAAGTCATTACTTAATTTATCAAAATTAAATAATACAAAACCCAATGCTTTTTTAACACGCGTATTTTTTGACGCTAAATCAGACGAAATTGTTTCTATTTTTTCAGGTGGGCCAAGTATTTCAATTACTGATTTGGTTGAGAATATGAATAAAGTTTCTCCTTTGAATTCCAGTAAATGGGCATCAATTAAGTATTAA
- a CDS encoding glycosyltransferase gives MLFSLIIPVYNRPDEVDELLESLSQSNYNEIFEIVIVEDGSTLRCQDVAQKYGNKLDISYYYKENSGPGDSRNYGMKKARGDYFIIFDSDCIIPKQYLDEVEKALKQNYVDCFGGPDKALDSFSDIQKAINFAMTSFLTTGGIRGGSEKIDKFQPRSFNMGLSRKAFEASQGFGNIHPGEDPDLSIRLWNLGFETKLFPNAFVYHKRRIDWDKFSVQVNKFGKARPILNSWYPKYNKITFFFPTVFLIGFVVALLALVFNNDLLLKMYFMYFLVLFLMSTYQNKSLKIGYLSLIAVWKQFFGYGLGFMESFIKIIILKQKPQKAFPELFFKV, from the coding sequence ATGTTATTTTCCTTAATCATTCCAGTTTACAACCGTCCAGATGAAGTCGATGAACTTTTAGAAAGTTTGTCGCAATCGAACTACAATGAGATTTTTGAAATTGTGATTGTTGAAGATGGATCTACATTGAGATGCCAGGATGTCGCTCAAAAATATGGGAACAAATTAGATATTTCTTACTATTACAAAGAGAATTCAGGGCCTGGAGATTCCAGAAATTACGGAATGAAAAAAGCAAGAGGAGATTATTTTATCATTTTTGATTCAGATTGCATCATTCCAAAACAGTATTTAGATGAAGTTGAAAAAGCTTTAAAACAAAATTATGTAGACTGTTTTGGTGGGCCTGACAAGGCTTTGGACAGTTTTTCCGATATTCAAAAAGCAATAAATTTTGCTATGACTTCATTTCTCACTACGGGTGGAATTCGCGGTGGATCAGAAAAAATTGATAAGTTTCAACCTCGAAGTTTCAATATGGGATTGTCTCGAAAAGCTTTTGAAGCCTCACAAGGTTTTGGAAATATTCATCCTGGGGAAGACCCGGATTTATCGATACGTTTATGGAACTTAGGTTTTGAAACCAAACTTTTTCCAAACGCATTTGTATATCATAAAAGAAGAATTGATTGGGATAAGTTTTCTGTTCAGGTCAATAAATTTGGTAAAGCAAGACCAATTCTTAATAGCTGGTATCCCAAGTACAATAAAATTACTTTTTTCTTCCCAACTGTTTTTTTAATAGGATTTGTTGTAGCGCTTCTTGCCCTAGTTTTTAATAATGATTTGCTGCTTAAAATGTATTTTATGTATTTTTTGGTATTATTTTTGATGTCAACATATCAGAACAAGAGCTTGAAAATAGGGTACTTATCATTAATTGCAGTTTGGAAACAATTCTTTGGTTACGGACTCGGTTTTATGGAATCATTTATAAAAATCATCATTCTGAAACAAAAGCCTCAGAAGGCCTTTCCAGAATTGTTTTTCAAAGTATAA
- a CDS encoding enoyl-ACP reductase, with protein sequence MYNLLKGKRGIIFGALDENSIAWKTAERVHEEGGIFVLSNAPAAMRMGTIDQLAQETNSQIIPADATSVTDLENLVDQAIAILGGKIDFVLHSIGMSVNVRKGNHYTNQNYDYTEKGWNVSAVSFHKVMQVLYKKDAMNEWGSIVALSYMAAQRVFPDYNDMADNKAYLESIARSFGYFFGRDKKVRVNTISQSPTATKAGQGVKGFNGFIAFAEKMSPLGNATALDCANYTVSMFSDLTRKVTLQNLLHDGGFSNMGVSQEVVEMFE encoded by the coding sequence ATGTATAATTTATTAAAAGGGAAAAGAGGTATTATTTTTGGAGCATTAGATGAAAATTCCATTGCTTGGAAAACGGCCGAACGTGTTCATGAAGAAGGAGGGATTTTCGTGCTATCGAATGCGCCGGCTGCGATGAGAATGGGAACCATTGATCAATTGGCACAAGAAACTAATTCGCAAATCATTCCTGCAGATGCAACTTCGGTAACTGATTTAGAAAATTTAGTTGATCAGGCAATAGCAATTTTGGGAGGTAAAATTGATTTTGTTTTGCACTCTATCGGGATGTCTGTAAATGTTCGAAAAGGAAATCATTACACGAATCAGAATTATGATTACACGGAGAAAGGTTGGAACGTATCTGCCGTTTCTTTTCATAAAGTGATGCAAGTTTTGTATAAAAAAGATGCCATGAACGAATGGGGAAGTATCGTGGCTTTGTCTTATATGGCAGCGCAGCGTGTTTTCCCTGATTATAATGATATGGCTGACAATAAAGCTTATTTGGAATCTATTGCCCGCAGTTTTGGATATTTTTTTGGAAGAGATAAAAAAGTAAGAGTGAATACCATTTCACAATCACCGACGGCTACCAAAGCGGGTCAGGGTGTGAAAGGTTTTAATGGATTCATTGCTTTTGCTGAGAAAATGTCACCATTAGGAAATGCAACTGCTTTAGATTGTGCTAATTATACTGTTTCTATGTTTTCGGATTTAACAAGAAAAGTGACTTTACAAAATTTATTGCATGATGGTGGATTCTCCAATATGGGAGTGAGCCAGGAAGTGGTTGAAATGTTTGAATAA
- the dapA gene encoding 4-hydroxy-tetrahydrodipicolinate synthase, whose translation MQSLIGTGVALVTPFKEDFSIDTEALKRIVNFSIDGGIEYLVVLGTTAENATLSQEEKELVISTVIEANNGSLPLVLGVGGNNTLKVVEELKTRDLSQFVAILSVSPYYNKPTQEGIYQHFKAVAEASPIPVILYNVPGRTASNMLPATVLRLANDFKNVVAIKEAAGDMVQAMQLLKNKPKDFLVISGDDMIALPMVLAGGSGVISVIGQGFPKEFSEMIRLGLNRKVDEAFKTQYILDDCIDMIFEQGNPAGIKEVFLSLGISENVVRLPLIKVDETLAGRINHFVEKMNKNG comes from the coding sequence ATGCAATCATTAATAGGAACTGGTGTTGCCCTTGTAACTCCATTTAAAGAAGATTTTTCAATTGATACAGAAGCTTTAAAAAGAATTGTAAATTTCTCGATAGATGGCGGAATTGAATACCTTGTAGTGCTTGGTACGACTGCTGAAAATGCTACCTTGTCTCAAGAGGAAAAAGAATTAGTTATCAGTACGGTAATAGAAGCAAACAACGGAAGTTTACCATTAGTTCTTGGGGTAGGAGGTAACAATACTTTAAAGGTAGTTGAAGAATTGAAAACTAGAGATTTATCTCAATTTGTTGCAATTCTCTCTGTTTCACCTTATTACAATAAACCAACACAAGAAGGAATTTATCAACACTTTAAAGCAGTTGCAGAAGCGTCTCCAATTCCAGTAATTTTATATAATGTTCCGGGAAGAACAGCAAGTAATATGTTGCCGGCTACTGTTTTGCGTTTAGCCAATGATTTCAAAAATGTAGTTGCCATCAAAGAAGCCGCGGGTGATATGGTTCAAGCGATGCAATTATTGAAAAATAAACCAAAAGATTTCCTTGTAATTTCTGGAGATGATATGATTGCTTTACCTATGGTTTTAGCCGGTGGATCTGGTGTTATATCTGTAATTGGTCAAGGTTTTCCAAAAGAGTTTTCGGAAATGATACGATTAGGTTTGAATAGAAAAGTGGATGAAGCATTCAAAACACAGTATATTTTAGATGATTGTATCGATATGATTTTTGAACAAGGAAATCCTGCAGGAATCAAAGAAGTGTTTCTATCATTGGGAATTTCCGAAAATGTTGTTCGTCTTCCACTAATAAAAGTAGATGAGACATTAGCGGGAAGAATAAACCATTTTGTTGAAAAAATGAATAAAAACGGATAA
- a CDS encoding outer membrane protein assembly factor BamD, whose amino-acid sequence MKKILSLLLLVTFFYSCNEYQKAIKTEDVSIKFSMATKLYDSGSYTKAIRLFEQIAPTYRGKPQAEKLFYMFAQSYYKTKQYYLAGYQFESFVSGYPKSEKVQEAAYLAAKSYSMLSPVYSLDQKDTFKAIDKLQAFIDNYPNSEYLAEANATLKQLSEKIEKKVYENAKGYNTISDYKSAIVAFDNFIADYPGTMFREDALFYKFDSAYQLAINSIPAKMEERLNVAKAAHSNLVKFNANNKYKKKTDEMLVRIDKDLQKFNK is encoded by the coding sequence ATGAAAAAAATATTATCTCTATTACTTCTTGTTACCTTTTTTTATTCTTGTAATGAATATCAAAAAGCTATAAAAACCGAAGATGTTTCCATAAAGTTTAGTATGGCAACCAAATTGTATGATTCAGGTAGTTATACTAAAGCAATTCGTCTTTTTGAGCAAATTGCTCCTACTTACAGAGGGAAACCACAAGCAGAAAAATTGTTTTATATGTTTGCGCAATCGTATTATAAAACAAAACAATATTATTTAGCGGGATACCAATTTGAAAGTTTTGTTTCTGGTTATCCAAAAAGTGAAAAAGTTCAAGAGGCTGCTTATTTAGCCGCCAAAAGTTACTCGATGCTATCACCGGTTTATAGTTTAGATCAAAAAGATACCTTTAAGGCCATTGACAAACTTCAAGCATTTATAGACAATTATCCAAATTCAGAATATTTGGCAGAAGCAAACGCAACGCTAAAACAGCTAAGCGAGAAAATAGAGAAAAAGGTATATGAAAATGCAAAAGGTTATAATACCATCTCAGATTACAAATCTGCGATTGTTGCTTTTGATAACTTTATAGCAGATTATCCTGGTACAATGTTCAGGGAAGATGCTCTTTTTTACAAATTTGATTCTGCTTACCAATTAGCAATAAACAGTATTCCTGCAAAAATGGAAGAAAGATTAAATGTTGCAAAAGCAGCGCATTCAAATCTTGTAAAATTTAATGCAAATAACAAATACAAAAAGAAAACTGACGAAATGTTAGTGCGAATTGATAAAGATTTACAAAAATTTAATAAATAA
- the coaBC gene encoding bifunctional phosphopantothenoylcysteine decarboxylase/phosphopantothenate--cysteine ligase CoaBC: MSVLSGKKILLGISGGIAAYKTASLVRLFIKAGAHVQVIMTPASKDFVTPLTLSTLSKNPVFSSFYNQDDENEKWNNHVELALWADLMLIAPATANTLSKMASGTCDNLLIATYLSAKCPVYFAPAMDLDMYKHPSTIANFLALNQFGNTIIPAESGELASGLSGEGRMAEPENIVAFLEADLESKLPLKGKKILITAGPTYEAIDPVRFIGNHSSGKMGFDIALSAANLGASVILVTGPTNCKAVHSSIKVINVVSGEEMYNACHLYYEDVDVAIAAAAVADYKPKNVALQKIKKAEDDFTIELEKTKDILASLGKIKKNQFLIGFALETENEIENAKLKIQKKNLDLIVLNSLQDQGAGFGKPTNKVTFIDKFFNIEAMELKSKEAVADDILNKVITHFYV; the protein is encoded by the coding sequence ATGTCAGTTTTAAGCGGTAAGAAAATTTTACTAGGTATTTCTGGTGGGATTGCTGCCTATAAAACAGCGTCATTAGTACGACTCTTCATAAAAGCAGGTGCACATGTCCAAGTGATAATGACACCTGCTTCTAAGGATTTTGTAACTCCTCTAACGTTATCTACGTTATCAAAAAATCCTGTATTTTCCAGTTTTTATAATCAAGATGATGAGAACGAAAAATGGAATAATCACGTTGAATTAGCACTGTGGGCAGATTTGATGCTTATTGCACCTGCAACGGCAAACACCTTGTCTAAAATGGCAAGCGGTACTTGTGATAATCTTCTTATTGCAACTTATTTATCGGCAAAATGTCCGGTGTATTTTGCTCCTGCGATGGATTTGGACATGTATAAACATCCCTCTACGATTGCAAATTTTTTAGCTTTAAACCAATTTGGAAACACTATAATTCCCGCTGAAAGTGGTGAATTAGCCAGTGGTTTATCTGGTGAAGGAAGAATGGCAGAACCAGAAAATATTGTAGCATTCTTGGAAGCTGATTTAGAAAGTAAATTACCTCTTAAAGGGAAAAAAATACTAATTACTGCCGGTCCCACATACGAAGCGATAGATCCTGTACGTTTTATAGGAAATCATTCGTCTGGAAAAATGGGTTTTGATATTGCCTTAAGTGCTGCAAATTTAGGGGCTTCAGTGATATTAGTTACTGGTCCTACCAATTGTAAAGCGGTTCATTCTTCGATAAAGGTGATAAATGTAGTTTCTGGTGAGGAAATGTATAACGCGTGTCATCTCTATTATGAGGATGTTGATGTGGCAATAGCTGCAGCAGCAGTAGCAGATTACAAACCAAAGAATGTGGCACTTCAAAAGATTAAAAAAGCAGAAGATGATTTCACCATTGAGCTGGAAAAAACCAAAGATATTTTAGCTTCTTTGGGTAAAATCAAAAAAAATCAGTTTTTAATCGGGTTTGCTTTAGAAACGGAAAATGAAATTGAAAATGCGAAGTTGAAAATTCAGAAAAAAAACTTAGATTTGATAGTTTTAAACTCATTGCAAGATCAAGGAGCCGGTTTTGGAAAGCCGACAAATAAAGTTACCTTTATAGATAAATTTTTCAATATCGAAGCGATGGAACTGAAATCAAAAGAAGCTGTGGCGGATGATATATTAAACAAAGTAATCACACATTTTTATGTATAA
- a CDS encoding 5'-nucleotidase C-terminal domain-containing protein — MVNLKKYNDVLKLFVIFLTFLFIVSCSKQNYHVSKIEGKRIPITAKENEVPDQSPQGEQAKQIENFIKPYREHINKDLDSVLAYCPVTLDKSSGKWQTTIGNLLADVSLKRGNLVFNAREKKNIDICLLNHGGIRSIIPKGNVTSRTAFEIMPFENTMVVIALKGEQVFELVDYFIAEKKPHPLSGITFTIDKNNKAKNIIVRGKPVEKETIYYVGTNDYLANGGDNMNFFKKGVQKFDLDYKLRNILIDYFKEVDTIPVINDVRITVE; from the coding sequence ATGGTAAATCTAAAAAAGTATAACGACGTTTTAAAACTTTTTGTTATATTCTTAACATTTCTTTTTATTGTTTCCTGTAGCAAACAAAATTATCATGTTTCTAAAATAGAAGGCAAACGAATTCCAATCACTGCAAAGGAAAACGAAGTTCCTGACCAGAGCCCACAGGGCGAGCAGGCAAAGCAAATTGAAAACTTCATTAAACCCTATCGCGAACATATTAATAAAGATTTGGACAGTGTGCTTGCCTACTGTCCTGTAACATTGGACAAAAGTTCTGGTAAATGGCAGACAACTATTGGAAATCTATTAGCGGATGTCAGCTTGAAGCGGGGAAATCTGGTTTTTAATGCCAGAGAAAAAAAGAATATCGATATTTGTTTACTCAACCATGGTGGTATTCGTTCCATTATTCCTAAAGGGAATGTAACCAGCAGAACAGCATTTGAAATCATGCCTTTTGAAAACACTATGGTCGTTATTGCTTTGAAAGGAGAACAGGTTTTTGAATTAGTTGACTATTTTATCGCCGAAAAAAAACCACATCCACTTTCTGGAATTACTTTTACAATCGACAAAAACAATAAGGCCAAGAATATAATAGTCCGAGGAAAGCCTGTTGAAAAAGAGACTATCTATTATGTGGGTACCAACGATTATTTAGCGAATGGGGGTGACAATATGAATTTCTTTAAAAAAGGAGTTCAAAAATTTGACTTAGATTACAAACTTCGAAAT
- the recN gene encoding DNA repair protein RecN, with protein sequence MITSLSIKNYALIEKLTIDFSKGFSIITGETGAGKSIILGALGLVLGKRADLTSLKNKEEKCIIEAHFEISKYNLRQFFEENDLDYEDDTIIRREILPSGKSRAFINDSPVNLQELQELSLFLIDIHSQQQTQELSDENVQFEIIDAIATNQVTILEYQSVLKSYKLDKSKLNSLLKKQNDASKEQEYNTFLLDELVTAQLKSGEQEVLEADFEKLNNVEIIKESIDKSLAVANEEQIGVLHNLNEIKVSLQKISSFSSEYYSLLERVTSIAIEFDDISDELNRCSEKLINDPEQLDLISQKLQVIFNLQKKHQVSSVDELVEIQANLENSVLELGNLEEEIIVLTTSIQQKTIILDTLSETIHKNRLDSIPVLSGKLITILETLGMPNVRFNIELNATSTYLANGKDELQFLFSANKGTDFGLLKKVASGGEMSRIMLAVKAILAQYSKLPTLIFDEIDTGVSGEIAIRMGEIMKEMSQKMQIFAITHLPQIAAKGNAHFKVFKSTIGEDTQSELKLLSNDERVVEIAQMLSGIVVSDSALNHAKTLLN encoded by the coding sequence ATGATTACCTCTCTTTCGATAAAAAACTATGCACTTATAGAAAAATTAACTATTGATTTTTCCAAAGGTTTTTCAATAATCACTGGAGAAACAGGCGCAGGGAAATCAATAATATTAGGAGCTTTAGGTCTAGTTTTAGGAAAAAGAGCCGACTTAACTTCGTTGAAGAATAAAGAAGAAAAGTGTATTATTGAAGCTCATTTTGAGATCTCCAAATATAATCTGCGTCAATTTTTTGAAGAAAATGATTTGGATTATGAAGATGATACCATTATTAGACGTGAAATTCTGCCGTCTGGGAAATCAAGAGCTTTTATCAATGATAGTCCCGTAAATCTTCAAGAACTACAGGAATTGAGTTTGTTTTTGATTGATATTCACTCGCAACAACAAACCCAAGAACTATCGGATGAGAATGTTCAATTCGAAATTATAGATGCAATTGCTACTAATCAAGTTACTATTCTAGAGTATCAATCGGTTTTGAAAAGTTATAAATTGGATAAGTCTAAATTAAATTCGCTTCTTAAAAAACAAAATGATGCTTCAAAAGAGCAAGAATACAATACTTTTTTATTGGATGAATTAGTAACTGCACAATTAAAATCAGGCGAACAAGAAGTTCTTGAAGCTGATTTTGAAAAATTGAATAATGTTGAGATTATAAAAGAATCCATTGATAAATCTTTGGCTGTTGCCAATGAAGAACAAATAGGAGTTTTACATAATTTGAATGAAATTAAGGTTTCATTGCAAAAAATTTCCTCTTTTTCTTCCGAATATTATTCCTTGTTGGAAAGAGTTACAAGCATAGCAATTGAATTTGATGATATTTCTGATGAATTAAACAGATGTTCAGAGAAACTGATTAATGATCCGGAACAATTGGATTTAATTAGTCAAAAGTTGCAAGTGATTTTTAATTTGCAAAAGAAACATCAAGTTTCTTCAGTCGATGAATTAGTAGAAATTCAGGCTAATCTAGAAAATTCAGTTTTAGAATTAGGAAATTTAGAGGAAGAAATTATAGTATTGACTACTTCAATTCAACAAAAAACGATAATATTAGATACTTTATCTGAGACAATTCATAAAAACAGATTGGATTCAATCCCTGTTTTATCTGGAAAGTTGATTACTATTTTAGAAACTTTAGGAATGCCAAATGTGCGTTTTAATATTGAACTTAATGCGACTTCAACTTATTTAGCAAACGGAAAAGACGAACTTCAGTTTTTATTTTCTGCTAATAAAGGAACTGACTTTGGATTACTGAAAAAAGTGGCTTCCGGGGGAGAAATGTCAAGAATAATGCTTGCAGTAAAGGCAATATTGGCACAATATTCAAAATTACCGACACTGATTTTCGATGAAATAGATACCGGTGTTTCAGGCGAAATTGCAATTAGAATGGGAGAAATCATGAAGGAAATGAGCCAGAAAATGCAAATTTTTGCCATTACCCATTTACCACAAATTGCTGCAAAAGGAAATGCACATTTCAAAGTATTCAAATCGACTATTGGTGAGGATACACAATCCGAATTAAAGTTACTGAGTAATGACGAAAGAGTTGTTGAAATTGCGCAAATGCTATCAGGAATTGTTGTTTCTGATTCGGCCTTAAATCATGCAAAAACCTTGCTGAATTAA
- the fabV gene encoding enoyl-ACP reductase FabV — translation MIIEPRMRGFICTTSHPKGCEQNVKNQIEYIKSKGPIAGAKKVLVIGASTGFGLASRITSAFGSNAGTIGVFFEKPPAEGKTASPGWYNSAAFENEAHKAGLFAKSINGDAFSNEIKKQTLDLIKADLGQVDLVIYSLASPVRMHPVTGVLHRSVLKPIGSTFTNKTVDFHSGKVSEISIAPCTDEDIENTVAVMGGEDWSMWIDALKAENLLAPEATTVAYSYIGPSLTEAVYRKGTIGRAKDHLEATAFSITDSLADINGKAYVSVNKALVTQASSAIPVIPLYISLLYKIMKAEGIHEGCIEQIQRLYSERLYTGAEIPTDEKGRIRIDDLEMRPDVQEKIAKLWAEAVTENLSDISDLEGYRKDFYNLFGFDVEGVEYKADADEMVNVSSIA, via the coding sequence ATGATTATAGAACCAAGAATGAGAGGATTTATTTGTACGACATCTCACCCAAAAGGATGCGAACAAAATGTTAAAAATCAAATTGAATATATAAAATCCAAAGGTCCTATTGCTGGAGCCAAAAAAGTATTGGTAATTGGTGCTTCAACCGGTTTTGGTTTGGCTTCGAGAATTACAAGTGCTTTTGGTTCAAATGCGGGAACTATAGGTGTATTTTTTGAAAAACCACCAGCAGAAGGCAAAACAGCTTCTCCGGGTTGGTACAATTCTGCGGCTTTTGAAAATGAAGCGCATAAAGCGGGATTATTTGCAAAAAGTATTAATGGCGACGCTTTTTCAAATGAAATAAAAAAACAAACATTAGATTTAATAAAAGCTGATTTAGGCCAAGTTGATTTGGTTATCTACAGTTTGGCTTCTCCTGTTCGTATGCATCCGGTAACCGGTGTTTTACATCGTTCCGTTTTGAAACCTATCGGAAGTACGTTTACCAATAAAACGGTAGATTTTCATTCAGGTAAAGTTTCAGAAATTTCTATTGCTCCTTGTACTGACGAAGACATTGAAAATACAGTTGCGGTAATGGGTGGTGAAGATTGGTCAATGTGGATTGATGCTTTAAAAGCTGAAAATCTCCTTGCTCCAGAAGCTACTACGGTTGCGTATTCTTATATAGGACCATCACTTACTGAAGCCGTTTATAGAAAGGGGACCATAGGTCGTGCCAAAGATCACCTTGAAGCTACTGCTTTTTCTATTACAGATAGTTTAGCAGATATTAATGGTAAAGCTTATGTTTCTGTAAATAAAGCATTGGTTACTCAAGCAAGTTCAGCAATTCCAGTTATTCCATTATATATTTCTTTATTGTATAAAATCATGAAAGCAGAAGGAATTCATGAAGGATGTATTGAGCAGATTCAGCGTTTGTACAGTGAAAGATTATATACTGGTGCCGAAATTCCAACGGATGAAAAAGGTAGAATTCGTATCGATGATTTAGAAATGCGTCCTGATGTTCAAGAAAAGATTGCTAAATTGTGGGCAGAGGCTGTGACCGAAAATTTATCTGATATATCTGATTTAGAAGGATACAGAAAAGATTTTTACAATTTATTCGGTTTTGATGTTGAAGGTGTAGAGTACAAAGCTGATGCGGATGAAATGGTAAATGTTTCTAGTATTGCGTAA